CAGCGCGACCCACCCGGCCACGGCCGCGCACACGGCCCACACGTTCGCCCCGATGTCCGTCAGCGTGCCGACCCCGAGCGTGCCCGAGGTGAGGGCCAGCGGCACCAGCAGCAGCAGGCCCGCGAGCAGCCCGGTCAGCACGGCCAGGGCCAGCGTGGACAGCGCGAGGGACACGGCGCGGTGGCCGGTGCGGGCGTCCAGCCAGTCGTCCAGGTGGTTCTCCCCCTCGCGCAGCAGCCACACGCCGGCGGCCACGCCGGCGGCGATCGGCACGGCCAGGAACAGGGGGTGCCACGGCGCCCAGGCGGCGGGCAGCGCCCCCAGCGCGGGCAGGGCGGGGGCGGCGGCCGGCGTCGCCCCGAACACCGAGTAGAGGCTGTCCGAGCCCACGGAGAACCCCGGGCCCGCGGTCCACGCGATCGCCCAGCCCGTGAGCGTGGGCAGCCAGCCGATCTGCAGGACCGCCAGCAGCAGGCCGCCGAACGGGCCGGCGTCGATCGCCTGGGCCAGGGTGACCACCGCCGGCCACTCCACCGCCAGACGCACCGCCACGAGCAGGGCGCTCAGCGCCGCCAGCACCAGCAGGGCGACGACGGCGGCCCGGACCACGGACCACGCGTAGGACCCGGCCCAGCGCTCGTACTGGGAGCGGCGGGCGATCCGCTCCGTCAGGTCCAGGCCGATCAGGTGCGCCCACGTGCCCGCCTCGCGCCGGGCGCCGGCGAGCGCCGCGATCCCGAACAGCAGGGCCGGCAGCAGGGCGGCGGCCCACGGGCTCACGCGCAGCTCTGGGGTGCCCGGCAGGAAGGCCACCGTCAGGCCCGCGAGCGCGTAGCCGACCACGGCCCCCGCGAACGCCTGCCACGCCTGGTCCCGGTAGGAGGCGCGGGCCAGGCGGCGGCCGGCCCGCCAGGAGAGCAGGAGCGGGATCAGGGTCAGGCCCCACGGGACCAGCCACGCGGTCCCCGAGAGCACGTGGCCCTCGGCCGTCGGGAGGAGGGTGGCCACCGTGACGGGCACCGCGTGCAGCGCCAGCCACAGGGTGCCGCCCACCTGGAGGGCGCCCTCGATCGTGGGCCGCTGGAACCCGCCGGTGGCCCACACGGCCAGGGTCGGGATCATCACGGCCAGCAGGCTCAGCAGCGCGGTCACGAGCGCCTCGACCACCCCCTGCAGCCACAGGGGCAGGGGGACGGGGCGCAACAGGCGGGGCGCGGCGGGGCGGGAGCTCACCCGTCCATGGTGCCACCCGAGTCCGGGTGCCCCCTGGACGGGGCGCGGGCCCCGAAGGTTCACCCCCCGGCCACCGCCGCGTCGCCGACCGGTGCCCGGGGCGTGGCCGTGGCCGCCTAGCGTCCGGAGCGTGCGTGTTGCCGTGGTCGCCGAATCGTTCCTGCCCCACATGAACGGGGTCACCCACTCGATCCTCCAGGTGCTGCGTCACCTGCGGGAGCGGGGCGACGAGGCGATCGTGATCGCCCCCGCCGCTTCGTGGTCCGCCGGCTGGACGCAGCGGGCGGGCGAGGGCCAGGCCCCCCGCGAGGTCGAGGGCTTCCCCGTGCACGCCCTGCCCTCCGTGCCCCTCTCCGGCTACTCCTCCGTGCGCGTGGCCGCCGGCACCGTGGGCCGGCTGCGCGGGATCCTCACCGCGTTCGGCCCGGACGTGGTGCACATCGCCTCCCCCTTCGTGCTCGGCTGGCGCGCGGTGCAGGCGGCCGAGGAGCTGGGCATCCCCTCCGTGGCCGTCTACCAGACGGAGGTCCCCGGCTACGCGGCCCGCTACGGCGCCCCGTGGCTCGAGGACGTCCTGTGGGGCCACGTGGCCCGCCTGCACAATACGGCCACGCTGACGCTCGCGCCGTCGTCGTTCACCGTGCGCCAGCTGCACGCCGCCGGCGTGCGCCGCGTGCACTTGTGGGGGCGCGGCGTGGACACGCGCCGCTTCCACCCCGCCAAGCGTGATGACGCGCTGCGCGCCGAGCTCGCCCCCCACGGGGAGCGGCTCATCGGCTTCGTGGGGCGCCTCGCGCACGAGAAGCAGGTCGAGGACCTGCGCGTGCTCTCCGACCTGCCGGGCACCCGCCTGGTGGTCATCGGCTCGGGCCCGCTGCGCGAGCAGCTCGAGCGCCGTCTGCCCGGCGCGCACTTCGCCGGCTTCCAGGGCGGGGAGGACCTCGCCCGGCACGTGGCCAGCCTGGACCTGTTCGTGCACCCCGGCGAGTCGGACACCTTCGGCCAGACCCTGCAGGAGGCCATGGCCTCGGGCGTGCCCGTCGTCGCCGTGGGCCGCGGCGGCCCCCTGGACATCGTGGACCCCTCGCGCACCGGCTGGCTCTACCCGCCGGGCGAGCTCGACGAGCTGCGCCGTCACGTGGCGGACCTGGCCCACGACGACGTCAAGCGGTCCGCCTTCGCGGAGGCCGCCTGGGCGTCCGTGCAGGGCCGGACCTGGCCGGTGCTGTGCGAGCAGCTGGTGGGGTACTACGAGAAGGCCGTCGCCGTGCAGGACCGCCGCCGCACGGAGCTGGCCCGCCGCCTGCTGGCCATGCCCTCCCAGCTGACCGCGCGCGTCTTCGGCTGACGCCGGCCGGGGCCGGGCGCCGGACGTGTGTGCGGCGTGGCGGGCGAGCGGCGTGGCGTTGCGTGCGGCGGAGGGGCATGGCGGAGAGGCGTGGCGCCCGTATCAATGTGGTAATGCAGCCCGGGGCCTGCCAGGATGGCGGGCAGGCACCGTGGCCGCTCCTGCGATCGCGGCTGCCCTCCGACGGCGACACGCGACGGCGCGAGCACCGCGGGGCACCACGACCCCCACGTCCGAGGAGGACATCATGAACCACGCCCTCGAGACCCTGCGCGACGAGGTGTTCGCGCGCAATCCCGGCGAGGCCGAGTTCCACCAGGCCGTGTCCGAGGTGTTCGAGGCCCTGGACCCCGTGATGGAGCGCCACCCCCAGTACGTCGAGGCCGGCGTCCTGCACCGCCTCTGCGAGCCGGAGCGCCAGATCATCTTCCGCGTGCCGTGGATCGACGACAACGGCGTGGTCCAGGTCAACCGCGGCTTCCGCGTGGAGTTCAACTCCGCCCTCGGCCCCTACAAGGGCGGCCTGCGCTTCCACCCCTCCGTGTACCTGGGCATCATCAAGTTCCTGGGCTTCGAGCAGATCTTCAAGAACTCCCTGACCGGCATGCCCATCGGCGGCGGCAAGGGCGGCTCCGACTTCGACCCGGCCGGCAAGTCCGACCGCGAGATCATGCGCTTCTGCCAGTCATTCATGACCGAGCTGCACCGCCACATCGGCGAGCACACGGACGTCCCGGCCGGCGACATCGGCGTGGGCGGCCGTGAGATCGGCTACATGTTCGGCCAGTACAAGCGCCTGACCAACCGCTTCGAGGCCGGCGTGCTCACCGGCAAGGGCCTGACCTGGGGCGGCTCGCTCGTGCGCACCGAGGCCACCGGCTACGGCGCCGTCATGTTCGCGGACTCCATGCTCAAGACCCGCGGCGAGTCCATGGACGGCCAGCAGGTGCTGATCTCCGGCTCCGGCAACGTGGCCATCTACGCCGCCGAGAAGGCCGCGTCCCTGGGCGCCACCGTGCTCACCGCCTCCGACTCGGCCGGCTACATCGTGGACCCGGACGGCCTGGACCTGGACCTGCTCAAGCAGATCAAGGAGGTCGAGCGCGCCCGCGTCTCCGAGTACGTCGAGCGCAAGGGCGGCCGCGCCCGCTACGTGGCCGGCGGCTCCGTGTGGGACGTCGAGGGCACCGTGGCCCTGCCGTGCGCCACCCAGAACGAGCTGGACGAGTCCGCCGCCAAGACCCTGCTGGGCAACGGAGTGAAGGCCGTGGCCGAGGGCGCCAACATGCCCTGCACCGAGGCCGCCACCCGCCTGTTCCTGGACGCGAAGACGCTCTTCGGCCCGGGCAAGGCCGCCAACGCCGGCGGCGTGGCCACCTCCGCACTGGAGATGCAGCAGAACGCCTCGCGCGACTCGTGGAACTTCGAGTACACGCACGACCGCCTCGAGGCGATCATGCGCGACATCCACGACCGCTGCGTCGAGACCGCCGAGGAGTACGGCACCCCCGGCAACTACGTGGCGGGCGCGAACATCGCCGGCTTCATCAAGGTGGCCGACGCGATGATCGCCCAGGGCGTGGTCTGACCCCTCGCCGGGGCTCCCTCCCTTCGACCGACGCGCAGCGACATCACCGCCGTTCCGAACGGCGGTGATGTCGCTGCGCGTCGGTCCTTTCAGGAGGGCAGCGCGGCGCGGCGCAGGGCGACGACGCCGCACGCCAGCAGCGCCAGCTCGCCCGCCCACTGGATCCACACCAGCCCGATCCCGTCCGGCGGCACCCCGGACATCACCCGCCCGGCGGAGGCGACGGCCTGGGCGAGCAGCGCCGCGACGATCAGGCCCGTGACGCTTCGCCGGTCCGGACGCGAGCCGATCATCAGCGCCGCGACCGCTCCCAGCAGCGGCAGCGCCGTCAGCACCCCCTGGGCCAGGACGAAGGGGACGGCGTCGGCGGCCAGCCGGTCCGGCGGGATCAGCAGGGGCGCGAGCAGCCCGCCCGGGAACACGGCCGCCCAGCTCAGGCTTGCCACCATCAGGAGGATGCGGTCCCGCGATGCGCGGCCGGACGGGGACGGCGATTCGGGCGTCATGGCCGAACAGTACCGCCGGCCTCACACCGGGCGGGGCGGCCCCGCCCGAGTTCGCCCGACCGACGCGCAGCGACATCACCGCCGTTCCGACCGGCGGTGATGTCGCTGCGCGTCGGTCTTTCCAGGAGGGCAGCGCATGGGCACGACGGGGACGCTGCGCGGTCGTCGTCGGCTCCTGCACAGGGGCGCTCTCCCGGCGCGTCGACCACGGGCGCCGTTCCCCACGACGACGGCGGCCCACCGGGTCCGCACACTGGCGGCATGACCGCGCTCGCCGACGTCGCCGACCTCCGCCCCGGGACCGGGCCGCTGCTGTGCGCGGCCCGCCGGGAGGACCTGGCCGCCCGACGCCGACTCGAGCGCGCCTGGACCCGCGGCGACCTCGTCCGCCTCGCCGCGGGCGTGTACCTGCCGGCGCCCACCTGGACGGCGCTGAGCCCGTGGGACCGGTCGACCGCGTCCGCGGCCGCCCTGGCGCTCGCCCGGCCGGCCACCGTGTTCACCGGGCTGACCGCCGCCCGACTGCGGGGGCTGCCCGTCGCCCTCGAGCTGCCCGCCCTCGACCTGCGGGCCACCTCGCCCGGGCACCGCGGCGCCGCCCCGCTCACGTCCCGGCCTTTCTCTCCCGCACTGCTCGCCACGGGTGGTCGACTCCCCCGCCCGCCGCGACGTCGTCCCCGGTGGGGCCTCCCGCAGGCGCCGAGCACGGCGCCGGAACCGGTGGAGATCCGCCTCTCGGACGGCACCGGCCTCGGCTGGGGCCTGGCCGACGCGTCGGCCACGCTGCTCCTGGTGCTGGGCGCGGCGACGCCGTTCCGCGATGCCGTCGCGCCCCTGGACGTCCTGCTCGCCACCCACCCGGAGGCGTAGTCCTGGGCGCAGGCCGCCGAGGAGGCCCTGCCGACCCGGGCCGCGCGGGAGAGGCTCGAGCGCACCTGGTCCTTCGCGGCGGCCGGGTCCGAGTCCGCCGGGGAGTCCTACAGCCGCGCCCTGATGCACGAGCTCGGGTTCGCGGCGCCGACGGCACTGCAGCACCGGGACGCGACGGGCCGGGAGGTGGCCCGAACCGACTTCTGGTGGGCGGACGCGCGCGTGGCCGGGGAGTTCGACGGGATCGGCAAGTACGATCTCGGCCTGCACCGCGGGGACGACGCCGCCCGCCGCGCGAGCATCCGGAGGGAGAAGGAGCGGGAGGTCGCCCTGCAGCTGGTCACGCGCGCAGTCGCGCACTGGACCTGGGAGGACCTCAGGGCGCCCGAGCGGCTGGCCCGGATCCTCACCGCGGCGGGCGTGCCGCGAACGGTTCGCCCCGAACCGACCGACGCCCAGCGACATCACCGTCGGGCAGAACGGCGGTGATGTCGCTGGGCGTCGGTTGTTCCTCGGGTGCGGGAGGGGACCGCGCGGCCCCGATCAGCCCTGCAGCGCCGCCCGCTGCTCGGGGGTCACCCGCACGGGCCGTCCGGTCGCGCCGTCCACGAACACCATCACGGAGGAGGCGGTGGCGCAGAGGGTGTCGTCCACGCCGTCGTGCAGGGCGTAGCCCACGTGCACGGAGGCCGCCTTCACGGCCTCCACGCTCACGACGACGCGCAGCGGCACCGGCCGGTACGGCATCTGGGCGCGGTACTTCACGGTGTGCTCGGAGATGAACGTGCGCACGCCGGGGGCCACGCCCTCCAGCAGGTCGATCGGCGGGGCCTCTCCCCCGCCGGCGCCCGTGTTGGCGGGCACGCCGAAGGCCGCCACGCGGGCCTCCTCGAGCAGCTGCACCACGGCGATGTTGTTGATGTGGCCGTACGCGTCCATGTCCGCCCAGCGCAGGGGGATGCGGACCTCGACGGCGCGGGGCCCGGTCATCGGGAGCCGCCCGCCTCGGCCGCCTCCGCCTCGTCCGCCTCCGCCTCGTCCGCAGCGCCGTCCCCCACGGCCGCCTCGCCCGCCGGCACGCGCGGCTCGGCGGCCGTGTCCGGGGCGTCGGCCTCGTCGCCCAGGGCGGCGGCGCCGTGCTCGGCGGCGGAGAGCACCTCGTCGTCGCCGAGGATGTCCTCCTTCCAGCCCTCGGGCTGGACGTCCACGAAGCCCACGGGCAGGATGCCGAGGTCCTCGAGCTGGTTGGACAGCGAGGCGCCGTCCGGGCCGTAGCACCACGGGATGCCCGGGGTGGACCGGCGGGTGTCCTCCGCGCGGCCGCCGGCGAGGAGCGCCTCGGAGGGGGTGAGCTGGCGGATCACGATCGCCGCGACCCGGTCCGGGTGACGCTGCGCGAAGTCGGCGTAGATCTCGGGGTCGTGCTGGCCGTCGTCGCCCACGAGGATCCACTTGATGTCCGGGAACTGCTCGGCGAGCCGCTCGAGCTGGGTCTTCTTGTGCTCCTGGCCGGAGCGGAACCAGCGGTCCTTGGTGGGGCCCCAGCTGGTCAGCAGCAGCGCGCCCAGCGGGTAGAGGTTGCGCCCGAGGAAGCGGGTGAGGGTCTGGGCCACGTTCCACGCGCCGGTGGAGAGGTAGAGCACGGGGGCCTTGGGCTCGAGCTCGGCGACCCGGCGCAGCAGCACCGCCATGCCCGGGGTGGGCGTGCGGGCGTGCTCGTCGATCACGAAGGAGTTCCAGGCCGCCAGCAGGGGGCGCGGCAGGGAGGTGACCACCACGGTGTCGTCGATGTCCGAGACGAGGCCGATGCGCGCGTCGGGATGGCAGATGTAGAGGTCCATGGTGACGTGCTCGTCGTCGCCCACGTGCAGGGTGGCGGTCCGCCAGCCGGGCTCCATCTCCACGTCCAGGACGGCGTCCACCACGCCCATGCGGTCCGTGCGGACCGTGGTGCGGGTGCCGCCCACCTCGACCTCGACCTCGGCGTAGGCCATGGGCGGGGCCACGAAGTTGCGCCAGCCGCGCACCCCGTCCGCGACCATCTTGGAGATGCGGCGGCCGTTGAGGAACTCCTCGTCCGGGGCGATCACCACGCGGGAGAGGATCCGCACCCAGCTGGTGCTGCCGTAGCCGGTGAACGCCATGATGGTGGGCACGTGGCCGGCGCGCAGAGCGCGGGAGCGGTGCCACCGGTTCCACCCCTCCTGCAGGTGCGTGGCGACGTTCTCCACGGGGGTGGGGTCCCCCGGGGCGGCCAGGCGCGTGCGGCGCGGGAAGACGGGGGCGGCGTCGGATGCTGCGGACATGACCCCCAGTATCCCGCACGCCCCGCCGTCAGCGGACCTGCGGGACCAGCTCGGCAAGGCGGTCCAGCATGCGGCCCACCTTGCCGTTGGCGAGGGCGGCGCCGATGTGCCCCTCGGAGAACCGCTCGCCGCGCAGCACGTAGGTGAACAGGGTGCCGAGGTCGGCGAGGGAGGCGGCGGCGATCCCGGCGTCGCTGACGCGGTCCACGTGGCGCAGGTAGTCGACGTCGACGCCGGCCAGCTCCTGGGCGGCGGCGAGGCCGGGCAGCACGCGCGCGTCGTAGTCGGGCCAGCCGGCGCCCGTCACCGCGACGGGCGCCTCGGCGGTGGCGTAGCCCTCCGCGAGGAGGGTGCGCAGGGCCCGGACGGCGGCCACGCGCTGC
The sequence above is a segment of the Micrococcus endophyticus genome. Coding sequences within it:
- the gdhA gene encoding NADP-specific glutamate dehydrogenase, with product MNHALETLRDEVFARNPGEAEFHQAVSEVFEALDPVMERHPQYVEAGVLHRLCEPERQIIFRVPWIDDNGVVQVNRGFRVEFNSALGPYKGGLRFHPSVYLGIIKFLGFEQIFKNSLTGMPIGGGKGGSDFDPAGKSDREIMRFCQSFMTELHRHIGEHTDVPAGDIGVGGREIGYMFGQYKRLTNRFEAGVLTGKGLTWGGSLVRTEATGYGAVMFADSMLKTRGESMDGQQVLISGSGNVAIYAAEKAASLGATVLTASDSAGYIVDPDGLDLDLLKQIKEVERARVSEYVERKGGRARYVAGGSVWDVEGTVALPCATQNELDESAAKTLLGNGVKAVAEGANMPCTEAATRLFLDAKTLFGPGKAANAGGVATSALEMQQNASRDSWNFEYTHDRLEAIMRDIHDRCVETAEEYGTPGNYVAGANIAGFIKVADAMIAQGVV
- a CDS encoding DUF6350 family protein gives rise to the protein MSSRPAAPRLLRPVPLPLWLQGVVEALVTALLSLLAVMIPTLAVWATGGFQRPTIEGALQVGGTLWLALHAVPVTVATLLPTAEGHVLSGTAWLVPWGLTLIPLLLSWRAGRRLARASYRDQAWQAFAGAVVGYALAGLTVAFLPGTPELRVSPWAAALLPALLFGIAALAGARREAGTWAHLIGLDLTERIARRSQYERWAGSYAWSVVRAAVVALLVLAALSALLVAVRLAVEWPAVVTLAQAIDAGPFGGLLLAVLQIGWLPTLTGWAIAWTAGPGFSVGSDSLYSVFGATPAAAPALPALGALPAAWAPWHPLFLAVPIAAGVAAGVWLLREGENHLDDWLDARTGHRAVSLALSTLALAVLTGLLAGLLLLVPLALTSGTLGVGTLTDIGANVWAVCAAVAGWVALGCAAGYLVALALAGRRFIPPAEAAVAAERPRPRRSRD
- a CDS encoding App1 family protein — translated: MSAASDAAPVFPRRTRLAAPGDPTPVENVATHLQEGWNRWHRSRALRAGHVPTIMAFTGYGSTSWVRILSRVVIAPDEEFLNGRRISKMVADGVRGWRNFVAPPMAYAEVEVEVGGTRTTVRTDRMGVVDAVLDVEMEPGWRTATLHVGDDEHVTMDLYICHPDARIGLVSDIDDTVVVTSLPRPLLAAWNSFVIDEHARTPTPGMAVLLRRVAELEPKAPVLYLSTGAWNVAQTLTRFLGRNLYPLGALLLTSWGPTKDRWFRSGQEHKKTQLERLAEQFPDIKWILVGDDGQHDPEIYADFAQRHPDRVAAIVIRQLTPSEALLAGGRAEDTRRSTPGIPWCYGPDGASLSNQLEDLGILPVGFVDVQPEGWKEDILGDDEVLSAAEHGAAALGDEADAPDTAAEPRVPAGEAAVGDGAADEAEADEAEAAEAGGSR
- a CDS encoding DUF6508 domain-containing protein; translation: MTEHPLPSPGEDEITLTGPQAPTPQRVAAVRALRTLLAEGYATAEAPVAVTGAGWPDYDARVLPGLAAAQELAGVDVDYLRHVDRVSDAGIAAASLADLGTLFTYVLRGERFSEGHIGAALANGKVGRMLDRLAELVPQVR
- a CDS encoding acyl-CoA thioesterase codes for the protein MTGPRAVEVRIPLRWADMDAYGHINNIAVVQLLEEARVAAFGVPANTGAGGGEAPPIDLLEGVAPGVRTFISEHTVKYRAQMPYRPVPLRVVVSVEAVKAASVHVGYALHDGVDDTLCATASSVMVFVDGATGRPVRVTPEQRAALQG
- a CDS encoding glycosyltransferase, encoding MRVAVVAESFLPHMNGVTHSILQVLRHLRERGDEAIVIAPAASWSAGWTQRAGEGQAPREVEGFPVHALPSVPLSGYSSVRVAAGTVGRLRGILTAFGPDVVHIASPFVLGWRAVQAAEELGIPSVAVYQTEVPGYAARYGAPWLEDVLWGHVARLHNTATLTLAPSSFTVRQLHAAGVRRVHLWGRGVDTRRFHPAKRDDALRAELAPHGERLIGFVGRLAHEKQVEDLRVLSDLPGTRLVVIGSGPLREQLERRLPGAHFAGFQGGEDLARHVASLDLFVHPGESDTFGQTLQEAMASGVPVVAVGRGGPLDIVDPSRTGWLYPPGELDELRRHVADLAHDDVKRSAFAEAAWASVQGRTWPVLCEQLVGYYEKAVAVQDRRRTELARRLLAMPSQLTARVFG